One genomic region from Streptomyces sp. Li-HN-5-11 encodes:
- a CDS encoding alpha/beta fold hydrolase: MSTMTRSDLGPEGRTLPKSLVAFDSGPADGPALVCIPWAGAGGAPFQAWAPVLDGTAAVHAVRLPGRESRIDEPLLNELEPIVEEVVRGVRALGDRPVALFGLCSGALVAFEAARALGPGRVSLLAASQMPPAVAARVATEELASREGLAARYLPAELLAEPEMVELLIEVLEADIQAVSGYRHAPEPLDGVPVTVFRGAQDPEIGLAEMDGWHAETTGPVHILEVPGADHLFTGAAWRGLAEQIGVRLRGALTMESSGVE; this comes from the coding sequence ATGTCCACGATGACCCGGTCCGACCTCGGCCCCGAGGGACGGACGTTACCGAAAAGCCTGGTCGCCTTCGATTCCGGGCCGGCGGACGGCCCGGCGCTGGTCTGCATACCCTGGGCGGGTGCCGGCGGCGCCCCGTTCCAGGCGTGGGCCCCGGTCCTGGACGGTACGGCCGCGGTCCACGCGGTGCGGCTGCCCGGACGGGAGAGCCGGATCGACGAGCCCCTGCTGAACGAGCTGGAGCCGATCGTCGAGGAAGTGGTCCGCGGCGTACGGGCGCTGGGCGACCGCCCGGTCGCCCTGTTCGGACTCTGTTCGGGGGCCCTGGTGGCCTTCGAGGCGGCCCGGGCCCTGGGGCCGGGGCGCGTCAGCCTCCTGGCCGCCTCCCAGATGCCGCCGGCGGTGGCCGCGCGGGTCGCGACGGAGGAGCTCGCCTCGCGCGAGGGCCTGGCCGCCCGCTACCTCCCCGCGGAACTGCTGGCCGAGCCGGAGATGGTGGAGCTCCTGATCGAGGTTCTGGAGGCGGACATCCAGGCCGTCTCCGGCTACCGTCACGCGCCCGAGCCGCTGGACGGCGTACCGGTCACCGTCTTCCGCGGCGCGCAGGACCCCGAGATCGGTCTCGCCGAGATGGACGGCTGGCACGCGGAGACCACCGGTCCGGTGCACATCCTCGAGGTGCCCGGGGCCGACCACCTCTTCACAGGCGCTGCCTGGCGAGGTCTCGCCGAGCAGATCGGCGTGCGGCTGCGCGGAGCCCTGACCATGGAATCGTCTGGTGTGGAGTGA
- a CDS encoding alpha/beta fold hydrolase has product MAPRGAHDPRSPGPARTMMDTTTRGPARGHGVPGSPRRSSPAKWIRTFHPEPEAPARLLCFPHAGGSAGGYHRLSAALVGRAETLVVQYPGRQDRLGEPCAGSVEELVDGVLGELVPRIGDGRPLGLFGHSMGALVAFETAHRLQRLGAAPDVLFVSARRAPSLAEPTGSRDLPLDDEELVAELRRLGGIDDELLAEPGILRFALPAMRGDCALLDRYRYRPREALECAVVGVLGEADAGVGEQHMRPWSSETRGEYHLRVLPGGHFYLHEQLPRLTALIDDALSNRL; this is encoded by the coding sequence GTGGCTCCCCGGGGCGCGCACGACCCGAGGAGCCCCGGGCCCGCACGCACGATGATGGACACCACCACACGCGGACCGGCACGCGGACACGGCGTCCCCGGAAGCCCGCGCAGGTCCTCGCCGGCGAAGTGGATCAGAACCTTCCACCCGGAGCCCGAGGCCCCGGCCCGCCTGCTGTGCTTCCCTCACGCCGGCGGTTCGGCCGGGGGCTACCACCGGTTGTCCGCCGCACTGGTGGGCCGTGCCGAAACGCTCGTCGTGCAGTACCCCGGGCGGCAGGACCGCCTCGGTGAACCGTGCGCCGGCAGCGTCGAGGAGCTGGTCGACGGCGTCCTCGGCGAGCTCGTCCCGAGGATCGGCGACGGGCGTCCGCTGGGCCTGTTCGGGCACAGCATGGGCGCTCTGGTGGCGTTCGAGACGGCCCACCGCCTCCAGCGGCTGGGAGCGGCGCCCGACGTCCTGTTCGTCTCCGCGCGGCGGGCGCCCTCGCTCGCGGAGCCCACCGGTTCCCGCGACCTCCCCCTCGACGACGAGGAACTCGTGGCGGAGCTGCGGCGACTCGGCGGCATCGACGACGAGCTGCTCGCCGAACCCGGGATCCTGCGGTTCGCACTGCCGGCCATGCGTGGCGACTGCGCTCTGCTCGACCGCTACCGTTACCGGCCGCGGGAAGCCCTGGAGTGCGCCGTCGTCGGTGTCCTCGGGGAGGCGGACGCCGGGGTCGGCGAGCAGCACATGCGACCCTGGAGCAGCGAGACACGAGGGGAGTACCACCTCCGGGTGCTGCCCGGGGGCCACTTCTACCTCCACGAGCAACTGCCCCGGCTCACCGCCCTGATCGACGATGCGCTCTCGAACCGGCTCTGA
- a CDS encoding amino acid adenylation domain-containing protein, with amino-acid sequence MSAQDIDGFGISPQQELAWRTARDHAGLAVPVTAAVELDGPLDLERLREAARGLTAEYEILRTALVLPEGHSLPVQVIAEQSEPGLEVEDLTGLSEAEQRRRIDAEVRRSRRAEGLLEAEPVSLRLLRTAPTRHLLLLRASAAVLDRAGAVLLVGELGRLYAGSRETAGDEPMQYADLAEWLKERAQEGRYEVPRFLKALTEPTAPARLPFEFAAGHLAEPAAGPGVVDLGELLPGEQTLTEWDCGLRELLHACWLVTLYRYTAAESTLTAFGEYGRRMPELATMLGPLQRLLPFPAEVDDDTPFRELVRTVSSAEVVCESDADLFDPAWWSRHGSDLTDRVRAFDLVDLGAPRTAGDLVFTPLAVYGAAPGAGLALSVHQSAPLRARAEILFAADRFETADVERLGQVFRRVLTHVVDHPDTLVGEVPVWEADPLPAAAGSDEDTVPGVRERFLRHASATPEATAVEDGRVALTYAALAERSARVAARLAEAGVGRGHVVPVLVGRGADVVVAMLAVWRTGAAFTVIDEAAPAGRIETILADTAAVAVVTDSALKGRLGERQTVRVVLDELPEEARAAFTDAAAPASGDPAYVVYTSGSTGTPKGVTVGHGALAHYVHAIGERHPATQGSVFAMVSTFAADLGYTAVFSALASGGQLSVVPTAAVTDAVALEDWLSARQVDCLKIVPSHLAALLGAAAHPELLLPRRLLVVGGEACPVSLVEQVRRLAPQCEMVNHYGPTETTVGVCTLPTAEAGADPRVATVPIGRPLPGMRAAVRDRAGRPVPPWMPGELYISGPQLADGYFNQPGATAERFVTAPVAGTAAERWYRTGDVVRSLPDGCLEYLGRADRQVKINGYRVDLQEIEGLLQRAPGVRECAVALVGDERLLTACVVHDDGEAAVERLRGHVRHFAPEYMLPKVFVFLDALPRTPNGKVDAAALRVLGESASRGAAALAPRDSVELGLLEVWHDLLPSAGRIGVTDNFFEVGGHSLLALQLLAEINRRLGHRLPISVLFEGGTVEAMARAVRAQGERSSRTLVPMRGTGSHAPVFCVHAGGGSVMGYLDLVRGLPADIPVHGLESVGLDGGRPPLNRVAEMAELYAEEINGLEWTGSCTLVGWGLGAVFAHAVAERLQALGRSVGTLVVIDGAAPDARALAEVEAGRSADEYYSGMLDTDVVERFARHYQLELPAGEPAEEQRALLARAMREKGLLAEDSPGRLESLFEVYRANIGAVQEHVRGFVPTQPQDTGYSVLLLRTDEELPGTGEDPALGWGSLVGDRVTVARFPGDHYEIMKPPIVDGLCAQIRSVLAPTQPQSER; translated from the coding sequence ATGAGCGCGCAGGACATCGACGGATTCGGGATCTCGCCCCAGCAGGAGTTGGCGTGGCGGACAGCCCGGGACCACGCGGGTCTCGCCGTTCCGGTGACCGCGGCGGTGGAGCTGGACGGACCGCTGGACCTCGAGCGACTGCGCGAGGCCGCGCGGGGACTGACCGCCGAGTACGAGATCCTGCGCACCGCCCTGGTGCTGCCTGAGGGCCACAGCTTACCGGTGCAGGTGATCGCGGAGCAGTCCGAACCCGGACTCGAGGTCGAGGACCTCACCGGGCTGTCCGAGGCGGAGCAGCGCCGGCGGATCGACGCCGAGGTGCGCCGCTCCCGGCGCGCCGAGGGGTTGCTGGAAGCCGAACCGGTCTCGCTGCGGCTGCTGCGCACCGCCCCGACGCGGCACCTGCTGCTGCTTCGGGCCTCGGCGGCGGTGCTCGACCGGGCCGGCGCCGTCCTGCTGGTCGGAGAGCTCGGCCGCCTCTACGCGGGTAGTCGGGAGACGGCGGGCGACGAGCCCATGCAGTACGCCGACCTGGCCGAGTGGCTCAAGGAGCGTGCCCAGGAGGGCCGTTACGAGGTGCCCCGGTTCCTCAAGGCGCTCACCGAGCCCACGGCACCGGCACGGCTGCCCTTCGAGTTCGCCGCCGGTCATCTCGCGGAGCCTGCCGCCGGGCCGGGCGTCGTGGACCTCGGGGAACTGCTCCCGGGGGAGCAGACGCTCACCGAGTGGGACTGCGGACTTCGCGAACTGCTCCACGCGTGCTGGCTGGTGACCCTGTACCGCTACACGGCCGCCGAGTCGACGCTCACCGCCTTCGGCGAGTACGGCCGGCGGATGCCCGAGCTCGCCACGATGCTCGGCCCGCTGCAGCGGCTCCTGCCCTTCCCGGCCGAGGTCGACGACGACACGCCGTTCCGTGAGCTGGTGCGGACGGTGAGCTCCGCGGAAGTGGTCTGCGAGAGTGATGCGGACCTGTTCGACCCCGCGTGGTGGTCCCGGCACGGATCCGACCTCACCGACCGGGTACGGGCCTTCGATCTCGTCGATCTCGGTGCCCCCCGTACCGCCGGCGACCTCGTGTTCACCCCGCTGGCGGTGTACGGCGCGGCCCCGGGCGCCGGCCTTGCGCTGTCCGTGCACCAGTCCGCGCCTCTCCGTGCTCGGGCCGAAATACTCTTCGCCGCGGACAGGTTCGAGACGGCCGACGTCGAGCGGCTCGGGCAGGTCTTCCGCCGAGTGCTGACCCATGTGGTGGACCATCCGGACACCCTGGTCGGCGAGGTGCCCGTGTGGGAGGCCGATCCGCTGCCGGCGGCGGCCGGATCCGACGAGGACACCGTGCCCGGCGTGAGGGAACGTTTCTTGCGGCACGCGTCGGCCACCCCGGAAGCCACCGCCGTCGAGGACGGCCGGGTCGCCCTCACCTACGCGGCGCTCGCCGAGCGCTCCGCCCGGGTCGCGGCGCGACTCGCCGAGGCAGGCGTCGGGCGTGGCCACGTGGTGCCGGTCCTGGTGGGACGTGGCGCGGACGTCGTCGTCGCGATGCTCGCCGTGTGGCGGACCGGCGCCGCCTTCACCGTGATCGACGAGGCGGCGCCGGCCGGCAGGATCGAGACCATCCTGGCCGACACCGCTGCCGTCGCGGTCGTCACGGACAGTGCCCTGAAGGGGCGGCTGGGCGAGCGGCAGACGGTGCGCGTGGTGCTCGACGAACTGCCGGAGGAGGCGCGGGCGGCGTTCACCGACGCCGCAGCCCCGGCGTCCGGCGATCCGGCGTACGTCGTCTACACCTCCGGCAGCACCGGAACGCCCAAGGGCGTCACGGTCGGCCACGGCGCGCTCGCCCACTACGTGCACGCGATCGGTGAGCGGCACCCGGCCACCCAGGGCTCCGTGTTCGCCATGGTCAGCACCTTCGCCGCGGATCTCGGATACACCGCGGTCTTCTCCGCGCTCGCCTCCGGCGGACAGCTGTCCGTGGTGCCGACCGCCGCGGTGACGGACGCCGTCGCCCTGGAGGATTGGCTGTCGGCGCGGCAGGTGGACTGCCTGAAGATCGTTCCGTCCCACCTGGCTGCGTTGCTCGGGGCGGCCGCGCACCCGGAGCTGCTCCTGCCGCGGCGGCTGCTGGTCGTCGGCGGTGAGGCATGCCCCGTCTCCCTCGTGGAGCAGGTGCGCCGGCTGGCCCCGCAGTGCGAGATGGTCAACCACTACGGTCCCACCGAGACGACCGTCGGGGTGTGCACGCTGCCCACCGCGGAGGCCGGGGCCGACCCGCGGGTCGCGACGGTGCCGATCGGCCGGCCGCTGCCGGGGATGAGGGCGGCCGTGCGGGACCGCGCGGGTCGGCCGGTACCGCCGTGGATGCCCGGTGAGCTGTACATCAGCGGGCCGCAGCTCGCCGACGGCTACTTCAACCAGCCCGGGGCGACGGCGGAGCGCTTCGTCACGGCGCCCGTCGCCGGGACGGCGGCGGAGCGCTGGTACCGCACCGGGGACGTGGTCCGTTCGCTGCCCGACGGTTGCCTGGAGTACCTCGGCCGGGCCGACCGCCAGGTGAAGATCAACGGTTACCGGGTCGACCTGCAGGAGATCGAGGGCCTGCTGCAGCGCGCCCCCGGCGTGCGCGAGTGCGCCGTCGCCCTGGTCGGCGACGAGCGGCTGCTGACCGCCTGCGTCGTGCACGACGACGGTGAGGCCGCGGTGGAGCGACTGCGCGGGCACGTACGCCACTTCGCGCCGGAGTACATGCTGCCGAAGGTCTTCGTCTTCCTCGACGCACTGCCGCGTACCCCGAACGGCAAGGTCGACGCGGCCGCGCTGCGGGTGCTCGGCGAGTCGGCGAGCCGTGGTGCCGCGGCGCTGGCGCCGCGCGACTCGGTGGAGCTGGGGCTGCTGGAGGTCTGGCACGACCTGCTGCCCTCCGCGGGGCGGATCGGGGTGACCGACAACTTCTTCGAGGTCGGCGGCCATTCACTGCTCGCGCTCCAGCTCCTCGCCGAGATCAACCGCCGGCTCGGGCATCGCCTGCCGATCTCGGTGCTCTTCGAGGGCGGCACGGTGGAGGCCATGGCCCGGGCCGTGCGGGCGCAGGGTGAGCGGTCTTCTCGGACGCTCGTGCCCATGCGCGGTACGGGCTCGCACGCCCCGGTGTTCTGCGTGCACGCCGGCGGCGGCAGCGTCATGGGCTATCTGGACCTGGTACGGGGCCTGCCCGCGGACATCCCGGTCCACGGGCTGGAGTCGGTCGGTCTGGACGGCGGCCGACCGCCGCTGAACCGGGTCGCGGAGATGGCCGAGCTCTACGCCGAGGAGATCAACGGGCTGGAGTGGACCGGTTCGTGCACCCTGGTGGGCTGGGGTCTGGGAGCGGTGTTCGCCCACGCGGTGGCCGAGCGGCTCCAGGCGCTCGGCAGGAGTGTGGGAACCCTGGTCGTCATCGACGGCGCCGCACCGGACGCCCGGGCGCTCGCCGAGGTGGAGGCCGGCCGGTCGGCCGACGAGTACTACAGCGGCATGCTGGATACCGACGTCGTCGAGCGCTTCGCCCGGCACTACCAACTGGAGCTGCCCGCCGGGGAGCCGGCCGAGGAGCAGCGGGCCCTGCTGGCACGGGCCATGCGCGAGAAGGGCCTGCTGGCCGAGGACAGCCCCGGGCGCCTGGAGTCACTGTTCGAGGTCTACCGCGCCAACATCGGCGCCGTGCAGGAGCACGTACGGGGCTTCGTGCCGACGCAGCCGCAGGACACCGGATACTCGGTGCTGCTGCTGCGTACGGACGAGGAACTGCCCGGAACCGGTGAGGACCCGGCGCTGGGCTGGGGCTCTCTGGTCGGCGACCGTGTCACCGTGGCCCGGTTCCCCGGCGACCATTACGAGATCATGAAGCCGCCGATCGTGGACGGACTGTGCGCACAGATCAGGTCGGTGCTTGCGCCGACGCAGCCCCAGAGCGAGCGCTGA